The following are encoded in a window of Candidatus Babeliales bacterium genomic DNA:
- the rfaE2 gene encoding D-glycero-beta-D-manno-heptose 1-phosphate adenylyltransferase yields the protein MKDLINFIKRGGRKNVVIVGDLMLDEYIFGSVDRISPEAPVPVVREQHREWQLGGAANVAANCRSIGFDVQLFGVINQHDRSGKKFCELLEKSNISTENLILSETRATTTKLRVMAKNHQCLRIDHEDKEPLAEKERTQLIERLKKVIKPGCVLLLSDYAKGVIDRYVVDYVVGLARQNNCIVLADPKGPDFDKYQGVHYMTPNLPEFAQIVQFFGLDRKHSLVDNARKIIKALNLTGLMVTMGEQGIHFVSAETDFHSPACKREVFDLSGAGDTVVAFLALGFAHNLDLTVSLRLANHAASVAISHLKTYSVSLEELIDREADVTEKIMYDWARLKIELEWLRSEGKRIVFTNGCFDILHAGHIHILKEAKKRGDILVVALNTDASVHRLNKGPARPINTLADRAIIMSALGVVDFVTAFDQDTPREILEYLRPNVLVKGGDYKREELVGYDLLMSYGGEVYTINLLPDRSTTQTIQKLQQSQRA from the coding sequence ATGAAGGATCTTATTAATTTTATTAAGCGCGGCGGTCGCAAAAATGTTGTTATTGTTGGCGATCTTATGCTTGATGAATATATTTTTGGTTCTGTTGATCGCATATCACCAGAAGCGCCGGTTCCTGTTGTTCGTGAACAACACCGTGAATGGCAGCTTGGTGGAGCGGCAAATGTTGCTGCAAATTGTAGAAGTATAGGCTTTGATGTGCAGCTCTTTGGTGTTATTAATCAGCACGATCGCAGTGGCAAAAAGTTTTGTGAGCTGCTTGAAAAAAGTAATATTTCAACGGAAAATCTTATTTTGTCTGAAACGCGTGCAACGACAACTAAGTTGCGAGTCATGGCAAAAAATCATCAGTGTTTGCGCATTGATCATGAAGATAAAGAGCCGTTGGCCGAAAAAGAACGTACGCAACTTATTGAACGTTTAAAAAAAGTTATTAAGCCTGGCTGCGTTTTGTTGCTTTCAGATTATGCAAAAGGGGTGATTGACCGCTACGTGGTTGATTATGTAGTGGGGCTTGCGCGTCAAAACAATTGTATTGTGTTGGCCGATCCTAAAGGTCCAGACTTTGATAAGTATCAGGGCGTGCACTACATGACCCCCAACTTGCCTGAGTTTGCGCAAATTGTTCAGTTCTTTGGGCTGGATCGCAAACATTCTCTGGTCGATAATGCACGCAAGATTATAAAAGCTTTGAACTTGACTGGCTTAATGGTAACAATGGGCGAGCAGGGGATTCATTTTGTTTCTGCAGAGACTGACTTTCATTCGCCCGCCTGCAAGCGTGAAGTCTTTGACTTGTCGGGCGCTGGTGACACAGTAGTTGCTTTTTTAGCGCTGGGATTTGCGCACAATTTAGATCTTACGGTCTCATTGCGCTTGGCCAACCATGCAGCTTCAGTTGCCATTTCGCATCTTAAAACCTACAGCGTGAGCCTGGAAGAGTTGATAGACCGCGAAGCTGATGTGACTGAAAAAATTATGTATGATTGGGCGCGCTTAAAAATTGAGCTTGAGTGGCTGCGCAGCGAAGGCAAGCGCATTGTTTTTACCAACGGCTGTTTTGATATTTTGCATGCAGGCCACATTCATATTTTAAAAGAAGCTAAAAAGCGTGGCGATATTTTGGTTGTTGCGCTGAATACCGATGCGTCAGTGCACCGCTTAAACAAAGGCCCAGCGCGGCCAATTAACACGTTGGCCGATCGCGCAATCATTATGTCGGCGTTGGGGGTTGTTGATTTTGTGACCGCGTTTGATCAAGACACACCGCGAGAAATTCTTGAATATCTGCGGCCAAACGTTTTGGTTAAAGGTGGCGACTACAAGCGTGAAGAGCTGGTGGGGTACGATTTGTTAATGTCGTACGGCGGTGAAGTTTATACCATTAATTTGCTGCCAGACCGTTCAACAACGCAAACCATTCAAAAGTTACAACAGAGTCAGCGCGCATGA
- a CDS encoding orotidine 5'-phosphate decarboxylase, whose translation MKLQIKYNFTDLDKALAIARQTAQFADIVEVGTLLLFKEGVAAVTAFKKNFPDKQLYVDAKIADRSKESVELFAQAGASFISVLSNTYYYMIQEAAQTAKKYNAQIVLDFISTEMPGQAAAQAKNLGASAILLHRARTPDQSIDLEQDWASVRDNTDLPIFIKGKIDAEVLRDIVPLNPHGVVIGSAITYAHNPAEQAERISKLLKQR comes from the coding sequence ATGAAATTGCAAATCAAATACAACTTTACCGATCTTGATAAGGCACTAGCCATTGCCCGTCAGACAGCTCAGTTTGCAGATATTGTAGAAGTTGGAACACTGTTACTTTTTAAAGAAGGCGTTGCAGCGGTTACTGCGTTCAAAAAAAATTTCCCCGACAAACAACTTTATGTTGATGCAAAAATTGCCGACCGTAGCAAAGAATCTGTTGAACTTTTTGCACAAGCGGGCGCTTCATTTATTTCTGTGCTCTCAAACACGTATTATTACATGATTCAAGAAGCTGCTCAAACGGCAAAAAAATACAACGCACAAATCGTGTTAGATTTTATCAGCACCGAAATGCCCGGCCAAGCAGCAGCACAAGCAAAAAATCTTGGCGCTTCAGCCATTTTGCTGCACCGCGCTCGCACACCAGACCAATCAATTGATTTAGAACAAGACTGGGCAAGCGTGCGCGATAACACCGACCTGCCCATTTTTATTAAAGGAAAAATTGATGCGGAAGTGTTGCGTGATATTGTACCACTCAACCCGCACGGCGTGGTTATTGGTTCTGCAATTACCTATGCCCACAACCCGGCAGAACAGGCAGAAAGAATTAGTAAGTTGTTGAAACAACGCTAG
- the murD gene encoding UDP-N-acetylmuramoyl-L-alanine--D-glutamate ligase — protein sequence MKRIGILGFGIVGKSVLRFIKAYEHELSNRLFGASVALAVNVWDKKNLTEQEYALLSEYHAQHMPRVDIQLFIDMHDFVVASPGFDLSLYNDQSNKLLNELDLFVPFFSKPTIGITGTLGKTSTTKLLTNMLNHVAINDYALHFLEGGNVGTAMLDLVAQQQEVDGAVLELSSWQLEYNQSFAPDIAIWTNFFPNHLDRHGTMSAYAQAKYNLMRFQSAAQHAIIADQVLCDYDARALLVDLQSRACVVTVQAREVIMPTLLWQSCDVVDVCGGWVRFSRIQNQQVVEETLLVELATLPQSTFVQNWLFVLAALKIFGVDWFVVKKELSAGQVKGVEHRLEWCAAVSGVDFYNDSKSTVIQSTQAAVEKLAGSGRPLLVIVGGLGKGADRSPLEKMLQEMPNVKKRYCFGPACAEFASCQRFGTLEQVLDQVFVDMAPGDVVLFSPSGSSYDLFENYEHRGRVFKDLVQRKANAVQSSQ from the coding sequence ATGAAACGGATAGGAATTTTAGGATTTGGCATTGTTGGCAAGTCAGTTTTGCGTTTTATTAAAGCGTATGAACATGAACTCTCAAACCGCTTGTTTGGGGCTTCTGTTGCATTGGCAGTTAATGTGTGGGACAAAAAAAACTTAACAGAGCAGGAATATGCGCTGCTTTCTGAGTATCATGCCCAGCATATGCCGCGTGTTGATATTCAACTGTTTATTGATATGCATGATTTTGTTGTTGCCAGTCCCGGTTTTGATTTGAGTTTGTATAATGATCAAAGCAACAAGCTGCTCAATGAGCTTGATTTGTTTGTGCCATTTTTCTCAAAACCAACCATTGGCATTACCGGTACGCTGGGCAAAACGAGTACCACCAAATTGTTAACAAACATGCTCAATCATGTTGCTATTAACGATTATGCTTTGCACTTTTTAGAGGGTGGTAATGTGGGTACCGCCATGCTCGATCTTGTTGCGCAGCAGCAAGAAGTTGATGGTGCCGTCCTTGAACTTTCTAGTTGGCAGCTGGAATATAACCAAAGCTTTGCACCTGACATTGCAATTTGGACCAATTTTTTTCCCAATCACTTGGACCGGCACGGGACCATGAGCGCGTACGCACAGGCAAAATATAATCTTATGCGCTTTCAGAGTGCGGCCCAGCACGCGATTATTGCAGACCAAGTGTTGTGCGATTACGACGCACGCGCTTTGTTGGTAGATTTGCAAAGCCGTGCGTGCGTAGTAACGGTGCAGGCGCGAGAAGTTATTATGCCTACACTTTTGTGGCAGAGCTGCGATGTGGTGGATGTTTGTGGTGGATGGGTGCGCTTTTCGCGCATTCAAAATCAACAGGTGGTTGAAGAAACGCTTTTGGTTGAACTCGCTACACTGCCGCAAAGTACCTTCGTGCAAAACTGGCTTTTTGTTTTGGCAGCATTAAAAATTTTTGGTGTTGATTGGTTCGTGGTAAAAAAAGAACTAAGCGCGGGCCAGGTTAAAGGCGTTGAGCACCGGCTTGAGTGGTGCGCTGCTGTAAGCGGTGTTGATTTTTATAACGATTCCAAATCAACCGTCATTCAGTCTACGCAGGCGGCGGTTGAAAAATTGGCCGGCAGTGGTAGGCCGCTGTTGGTAATTGTTGGTGGGCTTGGCAAAGGAGCCGATCGCTCACCACTTGAAAAAATGCTGCAAGAGATGCCCAATGTTAAAAAGCGCTACTGCTTTGGTCCGGCTTGTGCCGAGTTTGCCTCGTGTCAGCGGTTTGGCACGCTTGAGCAAGTGCTTGACCAAGTTTTTGTTGATATGGCGCCCGGTGATGTGGTGCTCTTTTCTCCCAGCGGTTCCAGTTACGATTTATTTGAAAACTATGAGCATCGTGGTCGTGTTTTCAAAGATCTTGTTCAGCGCAAAGCAAACGCAGTACAATCATCCCAGTAA